One part of the Vicugna pacos chromosome 20, VicPac4, whole genome shotgun sequence genome encodes these proteins:
- the TMEM151B gene encoding transmembrane protein 151B isoform X2: MSPPGSAEGESGGGGGGGGGPGVPEEPTAAAAADEGPAREEQRPIQPSFTKSLCRESHWKCLLLSLLMYGCLGAVAWCHVTTVTRLTFSSAYQGNSLMYHDSPCSNGYVYIPLAFLLMLYAVYLVECWHCQARHELQHRVDVSSVRERVGRMQQATPCIWWKAISYHYVRRTRQVTRYRNGDAYTTTQVYHERVNTHVAEAEFDYARCGVRDVSKALVGLEGAPATRLRFTKCFSFASVEAENAYLCQRARFFAENEGLDDYMEAREGMHLKNVDFREFMVAFPDPARPPWYACSSAFWAAALLTLSWPLRVLAEYRTAYAHYHVEKLFGLEGPGSAGGSAGGGFSPSDELLPPLTHRLPRVNTVDSTELEWHIRSNQQLVPSYSEAVLMDLAGLGARCAGGAAGGYTPTCRYGGVGGPGAAGLAPYRRSCEHCQRAVSSSSIFSRSALSICASPRAGPGPGGGAGCGGSRFSLGRLYGSRRSCLWRSRSGSVNEASCPTEQTRLSSQASMGDDEDDDDDEEAGPPPPYHDALYFPVLIVHRQEGCLGHSHRPLHRHGSCVETSL, encoded by the exons ATGTCCCCCCCTGGCTCGGCCGAGGGAGAgagcggcggaggcggcggaggcggtgGCGGCCCCGGGGTCCCGGAGGAGCCcacggcggcggcagcggcggacGAGGGCCCCGCCCGAGAGGAG CAGCGTCCCATCCAGCCCTCTTTCACCAAGTCCCTCTGCCGTGAGTCCCACTGGAAGTGCCTGCTGCTCTCGCTGCTCATGTACGGCTGCCTGGGGGCCGTGGCCTGGTGCCACGTCACCACAGTGACCCGCCTCACCTTCAGCAGCGCCTACCAGGGCAACAGCCTCATGTACCACGACAGCCCTTGCTCCAACGGTTATGTCTACATACCCCTGGCCTTCCTGCTCATGCTGTACGCCGTCTACCTGGTGGAGTGCTGGCATTGCCAAGCCCGCCATGAGCTGCAGCACCGTGTGGATGTAAGCAGTGTGCGGGAGCGCGTGGGCCGCATGCAGCAGGCCACGCCCTGTATCTGGTGGAAGGCCATCAGCTACCACTATGTCCGCCGCACCCGCCAGGTCACCCGATACCGCAACGGAGATGCCTACACCACCACCCAG GTCTACCATGAGCGCGTCAATACGCACGTGGCCGAGGCCGAGTTCGACTACGCGCGCTGCGGCGTCCGCGACGTGTCCAAGGCGCTGGTGGGGCTAGAGGGTGCGCCGGCCACGAGGCTGCGCTTCACCAAGTGCTTCAGCTTCGCCAGCGTGGAGGCCGAGAACGCGTACCTGTGCCAGCGCGCGCGCTTCTTCGCCGAGAACGAGGGCCTGGACGACTACATGGAGGCGCGCGAGGGCATGCACCTCAAGAACGTGGACTTCCGCGAGTTCATGGTGGCCTTCCCCGACCCGGCCAGGCCGCCCTGGTACGCCTGCTCGTCCGCCTTCTGGGCCGCGGCTCTGCTCACGCTGTCGTGGCCGCTGCGCGTGCTGGCCGAGTACCGCACGGCCTACGCGCACTATCACGTGGAGAAGCTCTTCGGCCTTGAGGGCCCGGGCTCGGCCGGCGGCAGCGCGGGCGGTGGCTTTAGCCCCAGCGACGAGCTGCTGCCCCCGCTGACGCACCGCCTGCCGCGGGTCAACACGGTGGACAGCACGGAGCTCGAATGGCACATCCGCTCCAACCAGCAGTTGGTGCCCAGCTACTCCGAGGCGGTGCTCATGGACCTGGCGGGACTGGGCGCGCGCTGCGCCGGGGGCGCGGCGGGCGGCTACACGCCTACGTGCCGCTACGGCGGGGTGGGCGGCCCGGGCGCGGCGGGCCTGGCCCCGTACCGGCGCAGCTGCGAGCACTGCCAGCGCGCCGTCAGCAGCTCGTCTATTTTCTCGCGCAGCGCCCTGAGCATCTGCGCCAGCCCGCGGGCCGGCCCGGGGCCGGGCGGCGGGGCGGGCTGCGGGGGCAGCCGCTTCTCGCTCGGCCGCCTCTATGGCTCCCGGCGCAGCTGCCTGTGGCGCAGCCGGAGCGGGAGTGTTAACGAGGCGAGCTGCCCTACCGAGCAGACGCGGCTGTCGAGCCAGGCCAGCATGGGGGACGACGAGGACGACGACGACGACGAGGAGGCCGGACCGCCGCCTCCCTACCACGACGCCCTCTACTTCCCGGTGCTCATCGTGCACCGGCAGGAGGGGTGTCTGGGCCACAGTCACCGGCCGCTGCACCGCCACGGCTCCTGCGTAGAGACCTCACTGTGA
- the TMEM151B gene encoding transmembrane protein 151B isoform X3, with protein sequence MSPPGSAEGESGGGGGGGGGPGVPEEPTAAAAADEGPAREEKHTGKDGPAGRAPFRCVLTGSSTLSSAYQGNSLMYHDSPCSNGYVYIPLAFLLMLYAVYLVECWHCQARHELQHRVDVSSVRERVGRMQQATPCIWWKAISYHYVRRTRQVTRYRNGDAYTTTQVYHERVNTHVAEAEFDYARCGVRDVSKALVGLEGAPATRLRFTKCFSFASVEAENAYLCQRARFFAENEGLDDYMEAREGMHLKNVDFREFMVAFPDPARPPWYACSSAFWAAALLTLSWPLRVLAEYRTAYAHYHVEKLFGLEGPGSAGGSAGGGFSPSDELLPPLTHRLPRVNTVDSTELEWHIRSNQQLVPSYSEAVLMDLAGLGARCAGGAAGGYTPTCRYGGVGGPGAAGLAPYRRSCEHCQRAVSSSSIFSRSALSICASPRAGPGPGGGAGCGGSRFSLGRLYGSRRSCLWRSRSGSVNEASCPTEQTRLSSQASMGDDEDDDDDEEAGPPPPYHDALYFPVLIVHRQEGCLGHSHRPLHRHGSCVETSL encoded by the exons ATGTCCCCCCCTGGCTCGGCCGAGGGAGAgagcggcggaggcggcggaggcggtgGCGGCCCCGGGGTCCCGGAGGAGCCcacggcggcggcagcggcggacGAGGGCCCCGCCCGAGAGGAG AAGCACACAGGCAAGGACGGACCTGCAGGCAGAGCCCCTTTCAGATGCGTTctcactgggagcagcacactcAG CAGCGCCTACCAGGGCAACAGCCTCATGTACCACGACAGCCCTTGCTCCAACGGTTATGTCTACATACCCCTGGCCTTCCTGCTCATGCTGTACGCCGTCTACCTGGTGGAGTGCTGGCATTGCCAAGCCCGCCATGAGCTGCAGCACCGTGTGGATGTAAGCAGTGTGCGGGAGCGCGTGGGCCGCATGCAGCAGGCCACGCCCTGTATCTGGTGGAAGGCCATCAGCTACCACTATGTCCGCCGCACCCGCCAGGTCACCCGATACCGCAACGGAGATGCCTACACCACCACCCAG GTCTACCATGAGCGCGTCAATACGCACGTGGCCGAGGCCGAGTTCGACTACGCGCGCTGCGGCGTCCGCGACGTGTCCAAGGCGCTGGTGGGGCTAGAGGGTGCGCCGGCCACGAGGCTGCGCTTCACCAAGTGCTTCAGCTTCGCCAGCGTGGAGGCCGAGAACGCGTACCTGTGCCAGCGCGCGCGCTTCTTCGCCGAGAACGAGGGCCTGGACGACTACATGGAGGCGCGCGAGGGCATGCACCTCAAGAACGTGGACTTCCGCGAGTTCATGGTGGCCTTCCCCGACCCGGCCAGGCCGCCCTGGTACGCCTGCTCGTCCGCCTTCTGGGCCGCGGCTCTGCTCACGCTGTCGTGGCCGCTGCGCGTGCTGGCCGAGTACCGCACGGCCTACGCGCACTATCACGTGGAGAAGCTCTTCGGCCTTGAGGGCCCGGGCTCGGCCGGCGGCAGCGCGGGCGGTGGCTTTAGCCCCAGCGACGAGCTGCTGCCCCCGCTGACGCACCGCCTGCCGCGGGTCAACACGGTGGACAGCACGGAGCTCGAATGGCACATCCGCTCCAACCAGCAGTTGGTGCCCAGCTACTCCGAGGCGGTGCTCATGGACCTGGCGGGACTGGGCGCGCGCTGCGCCGGGGGCGCGGCGGGCGGCTACACGCCTACGTGCCGCTACGGCGGGGTGGGCGGCCCGGGCGCGGCGGGCCTGGCCCCGTACCGGCGCAGCTGCGAGCACTGCCAGCGCGCCGTCAGCAGCTCGTCTATTTTCTCGCGCAGCGCCCTGAGCATCTGCGCCAGCCCGCGGGCCGGCCCGGGGCCGGGCGGCGGGGCGGGCTGCGGGGGCAGCCGCTTCTCGCTCGGCCGCCTCTATGGCTCCCGGCGCAGCTGCCTGTGGCGCAGCCGGAGCGGGAGTGTTAACGAGGCGAGCTGCCCTACCGAGCAGACGCGGCTGTCGAGCCAGGCCAGCATGGGGGACGACGAGGACGACGACGACGACGAGGAGGCCGGACCGCCGCCTCCCTACCACGACGCCCTCTACTTCCCGGTGCTCATCGTGCACCGGCAGGAGGGGTGTCTGGGCCACAGTCACCGGCCGCTGCACCGCCACGGCTCCTGCGTAGAGACCTCACTGTGA
- the TMEM151B gene encoding transmembrane protein 151B isoform X1 — MAHSGSLLCVSLVLGSHLGLTFSLHILSVSACHLWCRPLPLHPCIQLCAGSCHSVLLSTHPGPFPCPSEQQRPIQPSFTKSLCRESHWKCLLLSLLMYGCLGAVAWCHVTTVTRLTFSSAYQGNSLMYHDSPCSNGYVYIPLAFLLMLYAVYLVECWHCQARHELQHRVDVSSVRERVGRMQQATPCIWWKAISYHYVRRTRQVTRYRNGDAYTTTQVYHERVNTHVAEAEFDYARCGVRDVSKALVGLEGAPATRLRFTKCFSFASVEAENAYLCQRARFFAENEGLDDYMEAREGMHLKNVDFREFMVAFPDPARPPWYACSSAFWAAALLTLSWPLRVLAEYRTAYAHYHVEKLFGLEGPGSAGGSAGGGFSPSDELLPPLTHRLPRVNTVDSTELEWHIRSNQQLVPSYSEAVLMDLAGLGARCAGGAAGGYTPTCRYGGVGGPGAAGLAPYRRSCEHCQRAVSSSSIFSRSALSICASPRAGPGPGGGAGCGGSRFSLGRLYGSRRSCLWRSRSGSVNEASCPTEQTRLSSQASMGDDEDDDDDEEAGPPPPYHDALYFPVLIVHRQEGCLGHSHRPLHRHGSCVETSL; from the exons ATGGCTCACTCTGGGTCACTTCTGTGTGTATCTCTGGTTCTGGGATCCCATCTCGGTCTGACCTTTTCTCTGCACATCCTGTCTGTCTCTGCCTGTCATCTCTGGTGCCGGCCTCTGCCCCTCCACCCCTGCATTCAACTCTGTGCTGGGTCCTGCCACTCTGTCTTACTCTCCACTCATCCCGGCCCCTTTCCCTGCCCATCTGAGCAGCAGCGTCCCATCCAGCCCTCTTTCACCAAGTCCCTCTGCCGTGAGTCCCACTGGAAGTGCCTGCTGCTCTCGCTGCTCATGTACGGCTGCCTGGGGGCCGTGGCCTGGTGCCACGTCACCACAGTGACCCGCCTCACCTTCAGCAGCGCCTACCAGGGCAACAGCCTCATGTACCACGACAGCCCTTGCTCCAACGGTTATGTCTACATACCCCTGGCCTTCCTGCTCATGCTGTACGCCGTCTACCTGGTGGAGTGCTGGCATTGCCAAGCCCGCCATGAGCTGCAGCACCGTGTGGATGTAAGCAGTGTGCGGGAGCGCGTGGGCCGCATGCAGCAGGCCACGCCCTGTATCTGGTGGAAGGCCATCAGCTACCACTATGTCCGCCGCACCCGCCAGGTCACCCGATACCGCAACGGAGATGCCTACACCACCACCCAG GTCTACCATGAGCGCGTCAATACGCACGTGGCCGAGGCCGAGTTCGACTACGCGCGCTGCGGCGTCCGCGACGTGTCCAAGGCGCTGGTGGGGCTAGAGGGTGCGCCGGCCACGAGGCTGCGCTTCACCAAGTGCTTCAGCTTCGCCAGCGTGGAGGCCGAGAACGCGTACCTGTGCCAGCGCGCGCGCTTCTTCGCCGAGAACGAGGGCCTGGACGACTACATGGAGGCGCGCGAGGGCATGCACCTCAAGAACGTGGACTTCCGCGAGTTCATGGTGGCCTTCCCCGACCCGGCCAGGCCGCCCTGGTACGCCTGCTCGTCCGCCTTCTGGGCCGCGGCTCTGCTCACGCTGTCGTGGCCGCTGCGCGTGCTGGCCGAGTACCGCACGGCCTACGCGCACTATCACGTGGAGAAGCTCTTCGGCCTTGAGGGCCCGGGCTCGGCCGGCGGCAGCGCGGGCGGTGGCTTTAGCCCCAGCGACGAGCTGCTGCCCCCGCTGACGCACCGCCTGCCGCGGGTCAACACGGTGGACAGCACGGAGCTCGAATGGCACATCCGCTCCAACCAGCAGTTGGTGCCCAGCTACTCCGAGGCGGTGCTCATGGACCTGGCGGGACTGGGCGCGCGCTGCGCCGGGGGCGCGGCGGGCGGCTACACGCCTACGTGCCGCTACGGCGGGGTGGGCGGCCCGGGCGCGGCGGGCCTGGCCCCGTACCGGCGCAGCTGCGAGCACTGCCAGCGCGCCGTCAGCAGCTCGTCTATTTTCTCGCGCAGCGCCCTGAGCATCTGCGCCAGCCCGCGGGCCGGCCCGGGGCCGGGCGGCGGGGCGGGCTGCGGGGGCAGCCGCTTCTCGCTCGGCCGCCTCTATGGCTCCCGGCGCAGCTGCCTGTGGCGCAGCCGGAGCGGGAGTGTTAACGAGGCGAGCTGCCCTACCGAGCAGACGCGGCTGTCGAGCCAGGCCAGCATGGGGGACGACGAGGACGACGACGACGACGAGGAGGCCGGACCGCCGCCTCCCTACCACGACGCCCTCTACTTCCCGGTGCTCATCGTGCACCGGCAGGAGGGGTGTCTGGGCCACAGTCACCGGCCGCTGCACCGCCACGGCTCCTGCGTAGAGACCTCACTGTGA
- the TMEM151B gene encoding transmembrane protein 151B isoform X4 encodes MSPPGSAEGESGGGGGGGGGPGVPEEPTAAAAADEGPAREEKHTGKDGPAGRAPFRCVLTGSSTLSAYQGNSLMYHDSPCSNGYVYIPLAFLLMLYAVYLVECWHCQARHELQHRVDVSSVRERVGRMQQATPCIWWKAISYHYVRRTRQVTRYRNGDAYTTTQVYHERVNTHVAEAEFDYARCGVRDVSKALVGLEGAPATRLRFTKCFSFASVEAENAYLCQRARFFAENEGLDDYMEAREGMHLKNVDFREFMVAFPDPARPPWYACSSAFWAAALLTLSWPLRVLAEYRTAYAHYHVEKLFGLEGPGSAGGSAGGGFSPSDELLPPLTHRLPRVNTVDSTELEWHIRSNQQLVPSYSEAVLMDLAGLGARCAGGAAGGYTPTCRYGGVGGPGAAGLAPYRRSCEHCQRAVSSSSIFSRSALSICASPRAGPGPGGGAGCGGSRFSLGRLYGSRRSCLWRSRSGSVNEASCPTEQTRLSSQASMGDDEDDDDDEEAGPPPPYHDALYFPVLIVHRQEGCLGHSHRPLHRHGSCVETSL; translated from the exons ATGTCCCCCCCTGGCTCGGCCGAGGGAGAgagcggcggaggcggcggaggcggtgGCGGCCCCGGGGTCCCGGAGGAGCCcacggcggcggcagcggcggacGAGGGCCCCGCCCGAGAGGAG AAGCACACAGGCAAGGACGGACCTGCAGGCAGAGCCCCTTTCAGATGCGTTctcactgggagcagcacactcAG CGCCTACCAGGGCAACAGCCTCATGTACCACGACAGCCCTTGCTCCAACGGTTATGTCTACATACCCCTGGCCTTCCTGCTCATGCTGTACGCCGTCTACCTGGTGGAGTGCTGGCATTGCCAAGCCCGCCATGAGCTGCAGCACCGTGTGGATGTAAGCAGTGTGCGGGAGCGCGTGGGCCGCATGCAGCAGGCCACGCCCTGTATCTGGTGGAAGGCCATCAGCTACCACTATGTCCGCCGCACCCGCCAGGTCACCCGATACCGCAACGGAGATGCCTACACCACCACCCAG GTCTACCATGAGCGCGTCAATACGCACGTGGCCGAGGCCGAGTTCGACTACGCGCGCTGCGGCGTCCGCGACGTGTCCAAGGCGCTGGTGGGGCTAGAGGGTGCGCCGGCCACGAGGCTGCGCTTCACCAAGTGCTTCAGCTTCGCCAGCGTGGAGGCCGAGAACGCGTACCTGTGCCAGCGCGCGCGCTTCTTCGCCGAGAACGAGGGCCTGGACGACTACATGGAGGCGCGCGAGGGCATGCACCTCAAGAACGTGGACTTCCGCGAGTTCATGGTGGCCTTCCCCGACCCGGCCAGGCCGCCCTGGTACGCCTGCTCGTCCGCCTTCTGGGCCGCGGCTCTGCTCACGCTGTCGTGGCCGCTGCGCGTGCTGGCCGAGTACCGCACGGCCTACGCGCACTATCACGTGGAGAAGCTCTTCGGCCTTGAGGGCCCGGGCTCGGCCGGCGGCAGCGCGGGCGGTGGCTTTAGCCCCAGCGACGAGCTGCTGCCCCCGCTGACGCACCGCCTGCCGCGGGTCAACACGGTGGACAGCACGGAGCTCGAATGGCACATCCGCTCCAACCAGCAGTTGGTGCCCAGCTACTCCGAGGCGGTGCTCATGGACCTGGCGGGACTGGGCGCGCGCTGCGCCGGGGGCGCGGCGGGCGGCTACACGCCTACGTGCCGCTACGGCGGGGTGGGCGGCCCGGGCGCGGCGGGCCTGGCCCCGTACCGGCGCAGCTGCGAGCACTGCCAGCGCGCCGTCAGCAGCTCGTCTATTTTCTCGCGCAGCGCCCTGAGCATCTGCGCCAGCCCGCGGGCCGGCCCGGGGCCGGGCGGCGGGGCGGGCTGCGGGGGCAGCCGCTTCTCGCTCGGCCGCCTCTATGGCTCCCGGCGCAGCTGCCTGTGGCGCAGCCGGAGCGGGAGTGTTAACGAGGCGAGCTGCCCTACCGAGCAGACGCGGCTGTCGAGCCAGGCCAGCATGGGGGACGACGAGGACGACGACGACGACGAGGAGGCCGGACCGCCGCCTCCCTACCACGACGCCCTCTACTTCCCGGTGCTCATCGTGCACCGGCAGGAGGGGTGTCTGGGCCACAGTCACCGGCCGCTGCACCGCCACGGCTCCTGCGTAGAGACCTCACTGTGA
- the TMEM151B gene encoding transmembrane protein 151B isoform X5, producing the protein MRSHWEQHTQQRPIQPSFTKSLCRESHWKCLLLSLLMYGCLGAVAWCHVTTVTRLTFSSAYQGNSLMYHDSPCSNGYVYIPLAFLLMLYAVYLVECWHCQARHELQHRVDVSSVRERVGRMQQATPCIWWKAISYHYVRRTRQVTRYRNGDAYTTTQVYHERVNTHVAEAEFDYARCGVRDVSKALVGLEGAPATRLRFTKCFSFASVEAENAYLCQRARFFAENEGLDDYMEAREGMHLKNVDFREFMVAFPDPARPPWYACSSAFWAAALLTLSWPLRVLAEYRTAYAHYHVEKLFGLEGPGSAGGSAGGGFSPSDELLPPLTHRLPRVNTVDSTELEWHIRSNQQLVPSYSEAVLMDLAGLGARCAGGAAGGYTPTCRYGGVGGPGAAGLAPYRRSCEHCQRAVSSSSIFSRSALSICASPRAGPGPGGGAGCGGSRFSLGRLYGSRRSCLWRSRSGSVNEASCPTEQTRLSSQASMGDDEDDDDDEEAGPPPPYHDALYFPVLIVHRQEGCLGHSHRPLHRHGSCVETSL; encoded by the exons ATGCGTTctcactgggagcagcacactcAG CAGCGTCCCATCCAGCCCTCTTTCACCAAGTCCCTCTGCCGTGAGTCCCACTGGAAGTGCCTGCTGCTCTCGCTGCTCATGTACGGCTGCCTGGGGGCCGTGGCCTGGTGCCACGTCACCACAGTGACCCGCCTCACCTTCAGCAGCGCCTACCAGGGCAACAGCCTCATGTACCACGACAGCCCTTGCTCCAACGGTTATGTCTACATACCCCTGGCCTTCCTGCTCATGCTGTACGCCGTCTACCTGGTGGAGTGCTGGCATTGCCAAGCCCGCCATGAGCTGCAGCACCGTGTGGATGTAAGCAGTGTGCGGGAGCGCGTGGGCCGCATGCAGCAGGCCACGCCCTGTATCTGGTGGAAGGCCATCAGCTACCACTATGTCCGCCGCACCCGCCAGGTCACCCGATACCGCAACGGAGATGCCTACACCACCACCCAG GTCTACCATGAGCGCGTCAATACGCACGTGGCCGAGGCCGAGTTCGACTACGCGCGCTGCGGCGTCCGCGACGTGTCCAAGGCGCTGGTGGGGCTAGAGGGTGCGCCGGCCACGAGGCTGCGCTTCACCAAGTGCTTCAGCTTCGCCAGCGTGGAGGCCGAGAACGCGTACCTGTGCCAGCGCGCGCGCTTCTTCGCCGAGAACGAGGGCCTGGACGACTACATGGAGGCGCGCGAGGGCATGCACCTCAAGAACGTGGACTTCCGCGAGTTCATGGTGGCCTTCCCCGACCCGGCCAGGCCGCCCTGGTACGCCTGCTCGTCCGCCTTCTGGGCCGCGGCTCTGCTCACGCTGTCGTGGCCGCTGCGCGTGCTGGCCGAGTACCGCACGGCCTACGCGCACTATCACGTGGAGAAGCTCTTCGGCCTTGAGGGCCCGGGCTCGGCCGGCGGCAGCGCGGGCGGTGGCTTTAGCCCCAGCGACGAGCTGCTGCCCCCGCTGACGCACCGCCTGCCGCGGGTCAACACGGTGGACAGCACGGAGCTCGAATGGCACATCCGCTCCAACCAGCAGTTGGTGCCCAGCTACTCCGAGGCGGTGCTCATGGACCTGGCGGGACTGGGCGCGCGCTGCGCCGGGGGCGCGGCGGGCGGCTACACGCCTACGTGCCGCTACGGCGGGGTGGGCGGCCCGGGCGCGGCGGGCCTGGCCCCGTACCGGCGCAGCTGCGAGCACTGCCAGCGCGCCGTCAGCAGCTCGTCTATTTTCTCGCGCAGCGCCCTGAGCATCTGCGCCAGCCCGCGGGCCGGCCCGGGGCCGGGCGGCGGGGCGGGCTGCGGGGGCAGCCGCTTCTCGCTCGGCCGCCTCTATGGCTCCCGGCGCAGCTGCCTGTGGCGCAGCCGGAGCGGGAGTGTTAACGAGGCGAGCTGCCCTACCGAGCAGACGCGGCTGTCGAGCCAGGCCAGCATGGGGGACGACGAGGACGACGACGACGACGAGGAGGCCGGACCGCCGCCTCCCTACCACGACGCCCTCTACTTCCCGGTGCTCATCGTGCACCGGCAGGAGGGGTGTCTGGGCCACAGTCACCGGCCGCTGCACCGCCACGGCTCCTGCGTAGAGACCTCACTGTGA